The DNA region GCCGGCATCGAGCACAATGTCGTGAATGGCGGCGACCAGCCGATGAGCTTTGTCGAGATCGAGTACAAATGAGCGGGGTTGACGTTCAGGCGGCGCCTCAATTCGTCACGACCTTCGACCCGCAGCACGGCGTGCCCGTCTCCGTGGCCGAGGGTGTCCAGCGCCTGACGGCACCCAATCCAAGTCCCTTCACCTTCCACGGCACCAACACCTATATCGTCGGCGAAAAATCCGTCTGCGTCATCGATCCCGGCCCGGACGATGACGCGCATTTTGACGCCCTGATGAAAGCCCTTGAGGGCCGCGAAGTCAGCCATATCGCCGTCAGCCACACCCACCGCGATCATTCTCCGCTCGCTCGCCGCATGAAGGAAAGAACCGGCGCCATCATCGTAGCCGAAGGCCCCCATCGGCCGGCCCGCCCTTTGTTCGAAGGCGAGGTGAACCCCTTCGCCGAAAGCGCCGACACGGATTTCGTGCCCGACCGCGCGCTCGTCGATGGCGAAACGGTCGAGGGTGACGGCTGGCGCCTCACCGCCGTCCACACGCCGGGCCACACCGCCAATCATTCAGCCTTCGCGCTTGAAGACACCGGCATCCTCTTTTCCGCCGATCATGTCATGGCCTGGGCCACTTCGATCGTCGCGCCCCCGGATGGCGCCATGAGCGATTACATGACCTCGCTCGACCGGCTGCTCACGCGCGACGACCGCCTCTATCTGCCCGGCCACGGCGGCCCGGTCGAGGATCCCCCGACTTTCGTGCGTGCGCTCCGCAGCCATCGGCGCCAGCGGGAACAGGCGGTGCTGGAGCGCATCATCAAGGGGGATCGCCTGATCCCGGATATGGTCAAGGTGATCTATGCCACGACAGACCCCCGCCTTCATGGGGCCGCCGCGTTGTCGGTGCTCGCGCATCTGGAAGATCTGTTGGAAAAAGGTTTGATCGCGACGGATGGCCCGCCGCGGCTGTTTGGCCAATACCGGCCGGGTTGAATGCCAGGCCGCCATTTTTCCAATTTTCCCACGAGGTGGGAGAGCCTCAATTTCCCGAAATCCCCAGGAGTTCCGCATCAAGTGCATGCAGGAAATCCTCTGCGATCTCGTCGCTGAAGCCGAGGTCGTGTGGCCCGAAGCGCGAGGCGACGCGGATGTCGACCAGCGTCATTTCCGCTTCTTCCTTCAGCCGCACCACGGCATCGAAGGGAAGGCCCAGCACGAAGGTGCGGGTCGAAAGCTGCAGCCGCGCCTCGCCTTCTGGTTCGCCGTCAGCGGCCTCGGCGGCGCCGATCAGGGCGGCGATGGCGTCCGGTCGCCGCATCGGCAGCGGCCCGCTTTCGGGCAGCGCTTCCTCACCCGGCGGCGTGCCGGTTGCGGCAGAGGGCGGGGTGGTGGTCTGGCCGTCTTCGGCCGGACGCAATTGCAGATCCGGCAGGGCGTAGTCCTCGCCTCGGCTCGCCGTCACCACAAGTCGGTTGGCGGCTGCCACCTTGCGCACCGCCTCGTAAACACGGTCGATCGCCCCCTCGTAACGCCGCCCGTTGAGGCCAGGATAGTGCTCGGTCTGCATCACATCCGCCCCGACCGGAAGCGGTGGCCTCGGCAGGAACTGCTGGTTGGCATCCGGCACCGACACCCAGGCGGGGCGGTCGGTGAGATCGCTGGAAACCTCCGTCAGCTTCGGTCGGCTGTCATAGAGATAATAGGCATAACCTGGCAGCGCGATCGGCAGGGCCGCATAGACAAGCGCCTGCACCGAAGCGATGCCCCCGAGCGCGCCGATTTGCCAGAGGCGCGCAAGACCGATCAGCGCCAGCGGTACGGCAAGCGCCGCCGGCACCGCCGCCACCAGCACGAGCGCAACGAAATCCGGAGTTTTCACCAGCCCGAACCGATGCACCAGAACCACCACGAGCAGCATCACAAGCGCAAACAACCCGAGCCGCCGCGCAAGAAAGGCGGAGCGGGACACGGGACGGTCGTAGCGGACGATCATGCAGGCGACACCGGAATCAGGAAAAGGACCAGCCCCTTGTGTACCCGCTCGACCGGGAGGCGTCGATATGAAACGGCGGCGGCCAACTCACGGATTCGGGTCTTCCTCGCGCGGCAAAAACAGATCGGAACCGTCGCCACCCGGCGCATCTTCGAGGCCTTCCTCGATAGCCGGATCAAGGGGCGCCAGGCTTGGGCTTTCGAGCGAGCCGATCCCCGGCATCATCACATCGGGTGCGGTGGGGTCACCGAGCGGCGGCTGTTGCTGCGGCGAGAGCGGCACATAAAGCGACACCGTCACGATGATCGCGATCACCACCAGCCAGGAACCGATGATCCGGGCCGGGATCGTCAGCCATTCCCCGCGAAACGGCCGCAACAGGAGGCCGGGCGATAAGAGGATCCAGAGTGCGCCCAAAACGGCGGTGAGGGTGAATTCCTTGATCCCGATGCCGAAATCGTCGAGGCCGATGAACAGCGACAGCGACAGCGCCACCACTGCGGCAGCCAGGGCTGCCCCGAAAACCCGAATACGCGCCGGCAACCACAGCGCCAGACCCGACAGCAGGACAGCGACCGGCGCAATCAAAAACAGTTCGTCGCCCAGCGGGCTCTGCAGAATGACCGGGAAGACCGTGTCGAACAGGATCAACATCGGCAGAAGGACAACGAGAAAGGCAAAGGTAATCCAGCCGATCTCCCGGCCGCGTTCCGCCATGGCGACGACGACGGAGAGGCCGAGCATGGCCAGCACCAGGTCATAGATCGACAGCGTGAACAGGAAGCCGAGTTCGAAGAAGGCAAAATCATGCGGAATGGAAAGAGAGAACGCCACCGGCAGCACGCCGGCCAGGAAAAGCCCGAGCGCCAGCTTGAAGCCGCGCGTGGCGATGCCCGCCCGCAAGCGTGCCCGCGCAGCGCTTTCCCCTGCCGCAGCCCCGGTAATGCCGCCTGCGGCCTCTCCGCCCGCTGCAGGCACTCGCTCGGTGGTGGAGCTACCGAGAGGCGTATTTGCCGCCGCCGGTGCTGCCCGCCGCTTTTGCTGCCCGCCGCGCTGCCGCTGTTTTTTCATGCCTGCCGTCCGTTGCTCCGATTGCCTGAAAGCCTATTCCACAACAGGCTTGATTTGTCACCGCCAGGCGCGCCACACTGGCGGGACGACACGGAGATGAGGCCATGCGCGCCTTGGTCATGATGACGGCGGTAACGCGGGTGGACCGCAGGCTTGCGACCCAGCTGGTCTTCGATTCGGTGAGCCGTTTGGGCGGCTGGATCGACGACATCAAGATGTTTTCCAACGTGATGAACACGATCCGCCTGACACTGCCCGCCAAAGCCTTCCCCGCTTTCGCCGAAGCTCTAGAAGCGGCCGGCATAGGGGTCTATCCACCGCAGAACTTGGGCGGCAATCCGGACGCCGAACGCATGGCGACCCTCCAGATCACCTTTATCCACGAAGAGCCGGACCTGCGCCGCGACGTGCCGCCGATCCCCGGTTGACCGGAGGTGAATTACCCCGATGGGCAGACGTGGCACTGCGCAAGTGAGTGCCGGGGCGGGGCCTGAGAAGCCTAAGGATGCGGCGGGTGCCCTCGAAGGTGCCTCGTCTTTGTTCTTGTCGCCCCGTCCACCGGCGGGGAGGGGCAACCGTCTCCGGGACGGTCCGCGTGGCTGCCGAACCTCACGCAACCATTTTCACCCTTTCGTAAGGGAGCCGAAACGAAGAAAGGCCCAGCGGAGATCGCCGGGCCCCGAAATCATGAACTGGCCGCTAGTCTGGTACGCTGCCGGCCGGAGTGACAAAGAACCGTTCAGGCGGCGCGGCGCTGATGGCGGCCTTCCTCGACCTCTTCGACGATCTTGGCCACAAAGGCATTGAGGTCGCCCGGATTGCGCGAGGTAACGATGCCCTGATCGGTGACCACGGCCTCGTCGCGCCAGTCCGCACCGGCATTGATCATGTCGGTCTTGATCGAGCTAAACGAGGTCGCCTTGCGGCCCTTGACGGCGCCGGCCTCGATCAGCAGCCACGGCGCATGGCAGACTGCGGCCACCGTCTTGCCGGATTTGACGAAGGAGGAGATCAGGTCGACCGCCTTGCGTTCCTTGCGCAAGAGGTCGGGATTGATCTGCCCGCCCGGCAGAACGATCGCATCGAAATCATCGACGGACACCTGATCGAGCGTCAGGTCGACATCGACGGTGTCGCCCCAGTTGTCTTCGTCCCAGCTCTTGATCGGCGCCTTCTCCAGGGAGGCAATGAGAACCTTGGCGCCACGTGCGCGCAACTGCTCAAGCGGCACGCGCAGCTCCGAGCGCTCGTAGCCATGGGTGGCGAGGATGAGAATGCGTGCGGATGTGATGGAGGGCATGAGGTGTCCTTTCGTCTCTGTTGCGCTTGGGGATGCAAGGCAAACGGGGCGGACCCGCGATCGTTCCGCAAAAAACGCTTGGCCGGACGACAAGACCTGTTGCCGCTCGGCTCCCGCTTTGCTAATCAGGCGGCGATTTGCGGCGCGGCCTCACGCACCCGCAATCTGTTGGGGCGTCGCCAAGCGGTAAGGCACCGGTTTTTGGTACCGGCATTCCCAGGTTCGAATCCTGGCGCCCCAGCCATTTCCATTCTTCCCAAGCAACAGTGCGGCTCAGCACCGTCCGTCATCTGGTCGCGCAAGCCTCCCTGCGCCGCCGACATTCCGCCTACAGCTTCACCTTCACCGGCCGCCAGACGATCGTTTCGGGGGTGCGGTCGTAGGGATTGTCCATCAACGTGATCCTGCAATTGTGCTTGTTGCATTCGGTGCAGCGGAATTTCAGCGAAAAAGGGTCGCGGCCGTGGCCGTAGAAGGTGGCGAGGTCGCGGGCGAGGAAGCGGGCCTGGCGCTCGCAGTCGCGACAGGTGGCCACCACCAGCATGTTGTGGCGAAGCGCTTTTCCAAGGGTATCGAGGGCCTGGGTCATGTGAGATGATGCGAACATATGGGGAACACCGTCAAGCGTGAATTTGAATCTGTCAGCAGATTTTCCCGTATTTCCAGGCCTTCGGACAGGCGTACATCCCGGCTTGAACTATGCGCCGCCCTCCCTTCGCGAGGGGCCGATGTTCCATCACAAGTCACGGAAAATTAACCACAAAATCCGGCGGGCGTAGGGAAGTTGTTAACCTTGATATCGCTATAACCATAACGCTTCCATCAGGGTACAGCGTCGAGAAGCGCATCGGTTTCAGTCTCGCGTATCGGGGGAGGGCGTCATCCACGGCGTCCTCCCGTTGCGAGCCCGACCGTTTGTCGCCGGCATGCAGCCGGTCCCTTCCTTCCCCAGGAATGCCCGTATTCGCTCCAGCAAAAAGCCTCCGGCCCAGATGGACCGGAGGCTTTGTCAGTCTCATGATCGTCGTGTTTATTCTGCGGCCAGGAATTCGGCGCAGTAGCTGGAGCCGCCGTCGACGCCGGGGCGATCGACCACGGTCCGGATGCTGCGGATGACATAATCGGAAGACACCGTCAGCTGCACTTCGCAGCGCAGATACTGGGTGCGCGCCGGAGTAAGCAGCTTGCCCTTCTTCCCGCCGCCGAGATCCTCATATGTGGCAGGGATCACGCGGGTCTTGTTGCCGCCGCGCCAGGTATAGAGCGTGGAATTGCCTGCGGCCGTATCCGATACCGGTGGACCGAACCGGGCGAAAAAGGCGCCGGCCTGCTGGCCGTTCCAGCGCGCTTCGACCGGGTTCTTCGCCACCCCTGTCGTCGTGCAGCCTGCGGCTGCCAGTCCGAAGGCAGCCACGAGGCCTGCCGTCACCATGTTGCGGAATGTCATCTCTACTGCCCCTTGCACCATGAAAAGCATATGTCCGGCCACAATATGCGGTGCGCTGCCGGTCGCGCGTTCCCCACCTGCCTTTATCGGCAAAAACCGCCAGGGGAAATTGTTCACGATGGTCACACACCGTAAAATTTCTGCCTGATGCGTCTGCGCAACGACAGGCTCCGTCAAATGTTCCGCCAGGGATCCTACAGGGAATTGCCATACGCTAACGCGGTAAAATCCCCGGAAACAGGGGCTTTCCCTAATCGGCCGAAAAAATTCGCCCTTCCGTCGCGATTTTGTCACGTCCCCGCTTGTACTCGTAAAATCGCTGGTCTATAGAGGCGCCGCTGGTCACGGAGTGTAGCGCAGTCTGGTAGCGCACCACGTTCGGGACGTGGGGGTCGAGTGTTCGAATCACTCCACTCCGACCAGCTTGAAAACCCCGCTTCGGCGGGGTTTTTTCATTGTGGCTGTGGGATAAGGGCGATACGGTTTGGTACGTTCTGTGCCCGACTGCAGCCCCGACTACAGAGCTGCGCGACGGCAGAGGGATCGGCTCGCCGCTGGGCCTAAAGTCGTAGATCCCACTCATAGTTGTACACAACAACAAAGAGGCCTCGCTTCTTCGTCGCCGCTTTTGCTGCAAGGCATTGCATTGCTGTTTATTTAAGAATAAGCTTTATTGGTGTAACTGACATGTTCGGTGTTGACGCATCTGCTCCTTCAACTACCATTGGTTGAAGATTTTGCTAAAGTGGCACGCATGATTCCAGGCACCAGAAGGCGGCGTCACCGCCAGGAAAAAGTCACCCTCTCAGATGTGGCCCTGGCCGCAGGCGTCAGTGCGATTACCGTATCGCGTGCCTTGCGCGATCCCGAAAAGGTCTCTCCGGCTTTGCGGGAGACGATCCTCAGGGTCGTCGAACAGATGGGCTATGTGCCCGATATGGCCGCCCGGGCGCTCGCCAGCAAGGACAGCGGGCTGATCGGCGTGCTCACCCCCGGCCTCACCAGTTATGCCTTTATCGCTGTCATGCGCGGCATCGAAGACAGGGTGCGCGCAACTGACCTGCGCATCCAATATGCCAATCCCGGCAATGACGGCGAGGACGATGCCCGCAAGCTGCGTTTCTTCTTCTCGCAAAACCCGGCCGGCATCATCTATGTCGGGCGCCATCATGATCCCGCCCTCGATGATCTCTTGAAGCGCGCGCCGTGTCCGGTGGTCGAGATCATGGATGTCAGCCGCACGCCGGCCGAAATGGCGGTGGGTATCGACCACCGCATGGCGGCGGAAGCGGCGACCCGGCATCTGCTCAACGAGGGCTATCGGCGCATCGGACTTCTCGGCGGAGGGTGGGACAGCCGATCGCTACGCCGACTGGAAGGCTATAAGGCCGTGATGGAGGCAGAAGGTCTCTTTGATCAGGCCCTCGTCCTCTCCATCGACAGCTATACCAGCGTCGGGCTCGGTGCCCATCTGCTCGACCGTCTGTTGAGCGCCTGCCCGGAGGCCGATGCCGCCTTCTGCCATAGCGACGATCTGGCGCTCGGGGCCCTGTTCGAATGCCAGCGCAAGGGGCTTCGCATCCCGCAGGACTTCGGCATATGTGGCTTCAATGACTTCGATTATGCCGGCGTCGCCTATCCCTCGCTCACCTCGGTCAGGCTGCCGCGTTACGAGATTGGCTACCGTGCCGCCGACATGCTCATCCGGGCAACCGGCGGTGGGCGACAGCCGCCCACCCTGGTCGATCTCGGCTTCCAGCTGATCCCACGCCAATCGACGGCTCGCATCGCGGCACAGCAGCCGTCGGGCTCACTGGCATAAAGCCGTGCCGCGACCGCAGCCGGAAAGCGGGGAGGCCGGGCCACGCTCACGCCGCCCGGTCCATATCCGCACGCTGGCTGCTCCAGCCGGTCGACGGACGGCTCGAGCTCCCCAGATTGAACTGGCCGATCATGCCGCGCAGCTTCATCGCCTCGCTGGCAAGCGTTGACGCCGCTGCGCTGCTTTCCTCGACCATGGCGGCATTCTGCTGGGTGGTCTGGTCCATGCCGTTGACGGCACCGTTCACTTCCGAGAGGCCTGTCGACTGCTCGCGCGCAGCGGTCGAGATTGCCACCACATGGTCGTTGATGTCGACGATCAGCTTCGAAATCGTGCGGAGCGCCCCGCCGGTGTCGCTTACCAGCTTTACGCCGCTCGAAACCTCGGCCGCAGAATTCTGGATCAGGTCCTTGATCTCCTTGGCAGCCTTTGCCGAACGCTGAGCAAGCTCGCGCACCTCCTGCGCCACGACCGCGAAGCCACGACCGGCCTCGCCAGCGCGCGCCGCCTCGACGCCGGCATTGAGCGCCAGCAGATTGGTCTGGAAAGCGATCTCGTCGATCACGCCGATGATGTTGGAGATTTTGGAGGAGGAATCCTCGATCCGGCTCATCGCATCGACCGCCTGGGCAACCACATTGCCGGACGCCTCGGCATTGGCCTTGGCGTTGCCGGCCACTTCGCGTGCCTCCTGGGCGCGCTGCGCAGATGATGTCACATTGGCAGTGATCTCCTCGAGCGCTGCCGCCGTTTCTTCGAGGCTCGCCGCCTGGCTTTCGGTGCGCTTCGACAGATCGCCGACACCCTGGCCGATCTCCCGCGTGCCCTGGCCAATGACTTCGACGCTGGCTGAAATCTCCTTGAACGTGTCGCAGAGCTGAGTGACCGAACGATTGAGATCATGGCGCAGGAACTCGAATTCAGGCGCAAAGGGCTCCGTCAGCTGGAAACCGAAATCGCCGGAGCATA from Rhizobium glycinendophyticum includes:
- a CDS encoding methyl-accepting chemotaxis protein; this encodes MGLASFVNAKTAAKTLALEALQANVMVADAKLNITYMNPAVIELLKEAEADLKKELPKFSVASLIGSNIDVFHKNPAHQRGMLAALKQRHSATITVGTRVFDLLVTPLKEGAKTVGFVVEWADAKARLLNLDYAAQIAAISRSQAIIEFGVDGRVMSANENFLKLMGYSLNEIVGQNHSMFVDKDYQASDEYKTFWAALREGRYQAAEFKRKTKSGREVIISASYNPILDIHGKVVKIVKFATDVTERVKTVGSLGDALKRLCSGDFGFQLTEPFAPEFEFLRHDLNRSVTQLCDTFKEISASVEVIGQGTREIGQGVGDLSKRTESQAASLEETAAALEEITANVTSSAQRAQEAREVAGNAKANAEASGNVVAQAVDAMSRIEDSSSKISNIIGVIDEIAFQTNLLALNAGVEAARAGEAGRGFAVVAQEVRELAQRSAKAAKEIKDLIQNSAAEVSSGVKLVSDTGGALRTISKLIVDINDHVVAISTAAREQSTGLSEVNGAVNGMDQTTQQNAAMVEESSAAASTLASEAMKLRGMIGQFNLGSSSRPSTGWSSQRADMDRAA
- a CDS encoding DUF1499 domain-containing protein translates to MIVRYDRPVSRSAFLARRLGLFALVMLLVVVLVHRFGLVKTPDFVALVLVAAVPAALAVPLALIGLARLWQIGALGGIASVQALVYAALPIALPGYAYYLYDSRPKLTEVSSDLTDRPAWVSVPDANQQFLPRPPLPVGADVMQTEHYPGLNGRRYEGAIDRVYEAVRKVAAANRLVVTASRGEDYALPDLQLRPAEDGQTTTPPSAATGTPPGEEALPESGPLPMRRPDAIAALIGAAEAADGEPEGEARLQLSTRTFVLGLPFDAVVRLKEEAEMTLVDIRVASRFGPHDLGFSDEIAEDFLHALDAELLGISGN
- a CDS encoding LacI family DNA-binding transcriptional regulator, which produces MIPGTRRRRHRQEKVTLSDVALAAGVSAITVSRALRDPEKVSPALRETILRVVEQMGYVPDMAARALASKDSGLIGVLTPGLTSYAFIAVMRGIEDRVRATDLRIQYANPGNDGEDDARKLRFFFSQNPAGIIYVGRHHDPALDDLLKRAPCPVVEIMDVSRTPAEMAVGIDHRMAAEAATRHLLNEGYRRIGLLGGGWDSRSLRRLEGYKAVMEAEGLFDQALVLSIDSYTSVGLGAHLLDRLLSACPEADAAFCHSDDLALGALFECQRKGLRIPQDFGICGFNDFDYAGVAYPSLTSVRLPRYEIGYRAADMLIRATGGGRQPPTLVDLGFQLIPRQSTARIAAQQPSGSLA
- a CDS encoding MBL fold metallo-hydrolase, with protein sequence MSGVDVQAAPQFVTTFDPQHGVPVSVAEGVQRLTAPNPSPFTFHGTNTYIVGEKSVCVIDPGPDDDAHFDALMKALEGREVSHIAVSHTHRDHSPLARRMKERTGAIIVAEGPHRPARPLFEGEVNPFAESADTDFVPDRALVDGETVEGDGWRLTAVHTPGHTANHSAFALEDTGILFSADHVMAWATSIVAPPDGAMSDYMTSLDRLLTRDDRLYLPGHGGPVEDPPTFVRALRSHRRQREQAVLERIIKGDRLIPDMVKVIYATTDPRLHGAAALSVLAHLEDLLEKGLIATDGPPRLFGQYRPG
- a CDS encoding type 1 glutamine amidotransferase domain-containing protein, translating into MPSITSARILILATHGYERSELRVPLEQLRARGAKVLIASLEKAPIKSWDEDNWGDTVDVDLTLDQVSVDDFDAIVLPGGQINPDLLRKERKAVDLISSFVKSGKTVAAVCHAPWLLIEAGAVKGRKATSFSSIKTDMINAGADWRDEAVVTDQGIVTSRNPGDLNAFVAKIVEEVEEGRHQRRAA